In Methanothermococcus thermolithotrophicus DSM 2095, one DNA window encodes the following:
- a CDS encoding OsmC family protein, whose protein sequence is MKEMMCEMMKNMKPEFMMEMMDEMIDSNMAENFAPKMMPKCLNNFLSKIPEKEREELIKKIVDIITSKYYDEGINSTFVKEFETDVNIKGLKIASKGGKGSVGDKINPMDLFLSGLCGCTAIAVGRTLEELSIKGTVKVDGSVKKSFEKGCIEQITLNIHVKIEDSSKSEEELTNIILEGSKKCLISNSLKCELIKNVIFE, encoded by the coding sequence ATGAAAGAAATGATGTGTGAGATGATGAAAAATATGAAACCTGAATTTATGATGGAAATGATGGATGAAATGATAGATTCAAATATGGCAGAAAATTTTGCACCTAAGATGATGCCTAAATGTCTAAATAATTTTTTATCAAAGATACCTGAAAAAGAAAGAGAGGAGTTAATAAAAAAAATCGTTGATATTATAACATCCAAATACTACGATGAAGGCATAAATTCAACCTTTGTAAAAGAATTTGAAACTGATGTAAATATCAAAGGATTAAAGATAGCATCAAAAGGGGGAAAAGGTTCAGTGGGGGACAAAATTAATCCTATGGATTTATTTTTATCCGGATTATGCGGTTGCACAGCCATTGCAGTGGGGAGGACCTTGGAGGAGCTCAGTATTAAGGGAACAGTTAAGGTAGATGGTTCTGTTAAAAAAAGTTTTGAAAAAGGATGTATTGAACAAATTACATTGAACATCCATGTAAAAATTGAAGATAGCAGTAAGTCAGAAGAGGAGCTCACCAACATAATATTGGAAGGTTCAAAGAAATGTTTAATAAGCAACTCGTTAAAATGTGAGCTCATAAAAAATGTCATATTTGAATAG
- a CDS encoding DUF166 domain-containing protein, producing MAKILVITDGAYGYRIQGTVNSFGKKNEFIGICKIDKPTDFIIDEIELPKEVIDKFKEADVLLLYTQHPDNTYEICRKAKKENPDVAIIVATWSGEGQKKELSKFDAICPDEMCLLDEKDVEDLINKYPKLKEFLEEFGTPKVEIYIKDDKVEDVKVIRSSICGSTLFMVKSMKGLDAKDKEELSRKSAMMIQRYPCVAGKIKIFRKECKKQKALEVHKDAVFNGIKTE from the coding sequence ATGGCAAAAATATTAGTAATAACCGATGGAGCATATGGATATAGGATTCAAGGAACTGTAAATTCATTTGGAAAGAAAAATGAGTTTATAGGAATATGCAAAATAGATAAACCCACAGATTTTATTATTGATGAAATAGAACTGCCCAAAGAAGTAATAGATAAATTCAAAGAAGCAGATGTTCTATTGTTATATACTCAGCATCCAGACAATACATACGAAATTTGCAGAAAAGCCAAGAAAGAAAATCCTGATGTTGCCATAATCGTTGCTACATGGAGTGGAGAGGGACAGAAAAAAGAATTGAGCAAATTTGATGCCATATGCCCAGATGAGATGTGCTTATTAGATGAAAAGGATGTGGAAGATTTAATAAATAAATATCCAAAGTTAAAAGAATTTTTAGAAGAATTCGGAACTCCAAAGGTTGAAATTTATATAAAAGATGATAAAGTTGAAGATGTTAAAGTCATTAGGAGCTCCATATGTGGGAGCACATTGTTTATGGTTAAATCTATGAAAGGACTTGATGCAAAAGATAAAGAGGAATTAAGCAGAAAATCGGCAATGATGATTCAAAGATATCCCTGTGTAGCTGGAAAAATAAAAATATTTAGAAAAGAGTGCAAAAAACAGAAAGCTTTGGAAGTTCATAAAGATGCTGTATTCAACGGTATAAAAACCGAATAG
- a CDS encoding F420-dependent methylenetetrahydromethanopterin dehydrogenase → MVVKVGIIKCGNIGMSPIVDLALDERADRKDIDVIVLSSGAKMGPEQVEEVTTKMVNEVKPDFIVYIGPNPAAPGPKKAREILSSSDIPAVIIGDAPGLKAKDEIAEQGLGYIIIKCDPMIGARRQFLDPVEMAMFNADVIRVLAGTGALRVVQNAIDEMINAVKEEKEIELPKIVINEQKAVEAMEFTNPYAKAKAMAAFVMAEKVGDVDVKGCFMTKEMEKYIPIVASAHEMIRYAAKLVDEARELEKSTDGVSRKPHHPEGQILSKKELMEKPE, encoded by the coding sequence ATGGTTGTGAAAGTAGGAATTATCAAGTGTGGGAATATCGGGATGTCTCCAATTGTGGACTTAGCATTGGATGAGAGGGCAGATAGAAAAGATATAGATGTTATAGTTTTAAGCAGTGGGGCAAAGATGGGGCCAGAGCAAGTGGAAGAAGTAACTACAAAAATGGTAAATGAAGTAAAACCAGATTTTATAGTTTACATAGGACCAAACCCAGCTGCACCAGGTCCAAAAAAAGCAAGAGAAATTTTAAGTAGCTCAGATATTCCTGCAGTAATTATCGGTGATGCTCCAGGTTTAAAGGCAAAGGACGAAATTGCTGAACAAGGGCTGGGGTATATCATTATAAAATGCGACCCAATGATTGGTGCAAGAAGACAATTTTTAGACCCTGTTGAAATGGCAATGTTTAACGCAGATGTAATAAGAGTGTTGGCAGGTACCGGAGCTCTAAGGGTTGTACAAAATGCGATTGATGAAATGATTAATGCTGTTAAGGAAGAAAAAGAAATTGAATTACCAAAAATAGTTATCAACGAGCAAAAAGCTGTTGAAGCTATGGAATTTACCAACCCTTACGCAAAGGCAAAGGCAATGGCCGCATTTGTTATGGCTGAAAAAGTTGGAGATGTTGACGTTAAAGGATGCTTCATGACAAAAGAGATGGAAAAATACATCCCAATTGTAGCATCTGCCCATGAAATGATAAGATATGCTGCTAAATTAGTGGATGAAGCAAGAGAGTTAGAAAAATCAACAGATGGTGTAAGTAGAAAACCACACCATCCAGAAGGACAAATATTAAGTAAAAAAGAGTTAATGGAAAAACCAGAATAA
- a CDS encoding Coenzyme F420 hydrogenase/dehydrogenase, beta subunit C-terminal domain, with protein MDKYILIQATDEEILKQAECGGAVTALSKYLLDKKLVDGVLALKRGEDIYDGIPAFITSSEELIETAGSLHCAPTNFGNLIKNYLADKKIAVSVKPCDAMAIRELAKLNQINLDNVYMIGLNCGGTISPITAMKMIELFYGVNPKDVVKEEIDKGKFIIELKNGEHKAIKIHELEEKGFGRRENCQRCELKVPRNADLACGNWGADSGWTFVEICSEKGMELIEDAEKEGYIKTKKPSEKGIEIREKIENNMIKLAKSFQKKQLEEEYPNIERWKEYWNRCIKCYGCRDVCPICFCEECKLEKDYVDEKGKIPPNPIMFQGIRLSHISQSCINCGQCEGVCPMEIPLVHIFHRMQLKLRDTFDYVPGVDDKMPPLFDFE; from the coding sequence ATGGATAAATACATTTTAATTCAAGCTACTGATGAAGAAATCTTAAAACAGGCAGAATGTGGGGGGGCAGTTACCGCACTGTCTAAATATTTATTGGATAAAAAACTTGTTGATGGAGTCTTGGCATTAAAGAGGGGGGAGGATATTTATGATGGAATCCCAGCGTTCATAACGAGCTCAGAAGAATTGATTGAAACTGCAGGTTCTCTGCACTGTGCTCCAACGAACTTTGGAAATTTGATAAAGAACTACTTAGCAGATAAAAAGATTGCCGTTTCTGTTAAACCTTGTGATGCCATGGCAATAAGGGAATTAGCAAAGTTAAACCAAATTAACTTGGATAATGTTTATATGATTGGTTTGAACTGTGGAGGGACCATAAGTCCAATAACTGCAATGAAGATGATTGAACTATTTTATGGAGTAAATCCCAAGGACGTTGTAAAGGAGGAAATTGATAAAGGAAAATTCATCATTGAGTTGAAGAATGGGGAACATAAGGCAATAAAAATCCATGAGTTGGAAGAAAAAGGCTTCGGAAGGAGGGAGAATTGTCAAAGATGTGAATTAAAAGTCCCGAGAAATGCGGATTTAGCATGTGGGAATTGGGGGGCAGACTCAGGATGGACGTTTGTTGAGATTTGTTCAGAGAAAGGAATGGAGCTCATTGAGGATGCTGAAAAAGAGGGATACATAAAAACCAAAAAACCATCTGAGAAAGGCATTGAAATTAGGGAAAAAATAGAAAACAACATGATTAAACTCGCTAAAAGTTTCCAAAAGAAACAACTTGAAGAGGAATATCCAAATATTGAAAGATGGAAAGAATATTGGAATAGGTGTATTAAATGTTATGGATGCAGAGACGTATGCCCAATCTGTTTCTGTGAGGAGTGTAAATTGGAGAAGGACTATGTTGATGAGAAAGGCAAAATCCCACCAAACCCAATAATGTTCCAAGGGATTAGATTGTCCCATATTTCCCAAAGTTGCATAAACTGCGGACAGTGTGAGGGCGTCTGTCCAATGGAAATTCCACTTGTACATATATTCCACAGAATGCAGTTAAAACTTAGAGATACTTTTGATTATGTGCCGGGGGTTGATGACAAAATGCCACCGTTGTTCGATTTTGAATAG
- a CDS encoding molybdopterin oxidoreductase family protein, with amino-acid sequence MKIVHAICPSCSVGCGIDLIVENGKVVGTYPYKRHPINEGKNCLDGKNCYKIINHEERLKKPLIKKNGGFVEVSWNEALELIANKLKNHDSKDIGFIASGKCTNEDNYALKKFAEALGVENIGHCICNSPKVSLDKEIASIDDIENAEVILIFGDVFEWNALIGRKVIKAKDKGAEVITVDRVEKEITKLNSDEFIKVNDFAEFLSNPNDEIVKKLSEKNSIIIFNALTKEEECDLAYKLAEKTNSRILPIAKHCNTVGATMVGVPALNKDEVINLIKSVKCLYIMGENPALIDNEALKNVEFLVVQDIIMSETAKLADVVLPSACWAEKGGTFINTERKTQKINKAVNPPEDALEDWRIIKNLAEKMEINLGFNSIEDIQKNL; translated from the coding sequence GTGAAAATTGTACATGCAATATGTCCAAGTTGTAGTGTTGGATGTGGAATAGATTTGATTGTTGAGAATGGAAAAGTTGTAGGAACTTATCCATATAAAAGGCATCCAATAAATGAAGGAAAGAACTGTTTAGACGGAAAAAATTGTTATAAAATCATAAATCATGAAGAAAGATTAAAAAAACCATTAATTAAGAAAAATGGAGGGTTTGTTGAAGTTAGTTGGAACGAGGCTTTAGAGTTAATAGCAAATAAACTAAAAAATCATGACTCAAAAGATATTGGTTTTATTGCTTCTGGAAAATGCACAAATGAAGACAACTATGCATTAAAAAAGTTTGCAGAAGCTCTTGGAGTTGAAAATATTGGACATTGTATATGCAACTCCCCAAAAGTCAGTTTGGATAAAGAAATTGCGTCAATTGATGATATTGAGAATGCAGAAGTTATTTTAATATTTGGGGACGTATTTGAGTGGAATGCCCTAATTGGAAGAAAAGTAATTAAAGCAAAAGATAAAGGAGCTGAAGTTATTACTGTTGATAGGGTAGAGAAAGAAATAACCAAATTAAATTCAGATGAGTTTATAAAGGTTAATGACTTTGCGGAATTTTTAAGCAATCCCAATGATGAAATAGTAAAGAAGCTCAGTGAAAAAAACTCAATTATAATATTTAATGCCCTAACGAAAGAGGAAGAATGTGATTTAGCATATAAATTGGCAGAAAAAACAAATAGTAGAATATTGCCAATTGCAAAACATTGCAACACCGTTGGAGCAACAATGGTGGGTGTTCCAGCGTTAAATAAGGATGAGGTAATAAACTTAATAAAAAGTGTCAAATGCCTCTACATCATGGGTGAAAATCCAGCATTAATTGATAATGAAGCATTAAAAAATGTTGAATTTTTGGTTGTTCAAGACATTATAATGAGCGAAACCGCAAAACTTGCTGATGTAGTGTTGCCTTCGGCATGTTGGGCAGAAAAAGGGGGAACATTCATCAATACTGAGAGAAAAACTCAAAAAATAAATAAAGCAGTAAATCCACCAGAGGATGCGTTGGAGGATTGGAGAATAATAAAAAATCTTGCTGAGAAAATGGAAATTAATTTGGGATTCAACTCAATTGAAGACATCCAAAAGAATCTCTAA
- a CDS encoding DUF89 domain-containing protein, whose protein sequence is MKIKPECAICITRQVVDAAREITDDEREQLMLIKSCLNKIEEEYHEDAVPAWMGTAVHRYLKNISKNEDPYRKLKDSANKLALKYLDKIMEKVDIEDDLERLKMKVLVSIAGNVIDFGPYSTGIDIEEKIKSTLEGELKIDHSKELLEDLKKSKKVFYITDNAGEIVFDKPLIEEIKKYCDVVIAVKGKPILNDATLEDAKVAGLDKVAKVITSGTDVIGTRFEECSEEFLKEFESSDIVIAKGMGNYESLTEYEGKIKQPIYYIFKAKCRPIADSLKNLKYLKSSSLSSKDVDVDDNILLKGNVYL, encoded by the coding sequence TTGAAGATTAAACCAGAATGTGCAATATGTATTACAAGACAGGTTGTTGATGCTGCAAGAGAGATAACCGACGATGAAAGAGAACAACTTATGTTAATAAAATCCTGTTTAAATAAAATAGAAGAAGAATATCATGAAGATGCAGTTCCTGCATGGATGGGAACCGCAGTCCACAGATATTTAAAAAATATAAGCAAAAATGAAGACCCGTACCGTAAGTTAAAGGATTCTGCAAATAAACTTGCTCTTAAATACTTGGATAAGATCATGGAAAAAGTTGATATTGAGGATGACTTGGAAAGGTTAAAAATGAAAGTATTGGTAAGTATTGCAGGTAATGTAATTGACTTTGGACCATACAGTACAGGTATCGATATTGAAGAGAAAATAAAAAGTACACTTGAAGGTGAATTAAAGATAGATCACAGTAAAGAGCTCTTAGAAGATTTGAAGAAATCAAAAAAAGTCTTTTATATTACTGATAACGCCGGGGAAATAGTTTTTGATAAACCGTTAATTGAAGAGATAAAAAAATACTGCGACGTAGTTATAGCAGTTAAAGGAAAGCCTATTTTAAACGATGCTACTTTAGAAGATGCCAAAGTTGCCGGATTGGATAAAGTAGCTAAAGTTATAACAAGTGGTACTGACGTCATAGGTACAAGATTTGAAGAATGTTCAGAAGAATTTTTAAAAGAATTTGAGAGCTCAGATATAGTCATAGCAAAAGGTATGGGTAACTATGAAAGTTTGACCGAGTACGAAGGTAAAATTAAACAACCAATATACTACATATTCAAGGCAAAATGTAGGCCAATTGCTGATAGTCTTAAAAACCTTAAGTATTTAAAATCTTCTTCACTGAGCTCCAAAGATGTTGATGTGGACGACAACATACTTTTAAAGGGCAATGTATATTTATAA
- the purM gene encoding phosphoribosylformylglycinamidine cyclo-ligase produces MVTYKDAGVDIYKEDRVIKALMSQIKFQRTDDIKPAADLKGHYAGAIEFGDYYLVLCTDGVGSKMIVAEMANKFDTVPIDMIAMNVNDAICIGAEPVALVDYMAVEDINEEIAEQIGRGLERGIRESNINLIGGETASLPSMIKGIDIAGTVLAIVKKDEIVTGEKVKKGDVIVGLRSSGIHSNGLSLARKVFFEIAGMDINTELSHGKTVGEELLTPTRIYVKPVLEMIKKLEVKGLAHVTGGGFRKLKRLNKNVCYLIDNLPEIPPVFKEIQRLGNISDEEMFKTFNMGIGFCVIVDKEDAEKVIEISNQYNIPAFVIGRIEDQYDGEKITDGKVVVKYKGKEMIME; encoded by the coding sequence TTGGTAACATACAAAGACGCTGGTGTTGATATTTACAAGGAAGACAGAGTTATAAAAGCACTTATGTCCCAGATAAAGTTCCAGAGAACTGACGACATAAAACCTGCAGCAGATTTAAAAGGACATTATGCAGGAGCCATTGAATTTGGTGATTATTATTTAGTTTTATGTACCGATGGAGTAGGAAGTAAGATGATAGTGGCTGAAATGGCCAATAAATTTGATACTGTACCTATAGACATGATAGCAATGAATGTAAACGATGCCATTTGTATTGGGGCAGAACCTGTAGCACTTGTTGACTATATGGCTGTTGAAGATATAAACGAAGAAATAGCTGAGCAGATAGGTAGAGGTTTAGAAAGAGGAATAAGAGAATCCAATATAAATCTAATAGGCGGAGAAACTGCATCCCTTCCAAGCATGATTAAAGGAATTGATATTGCAGGTACTGTTTTAGCCATTGTAAAAAAGGACGAAATAGTAACTGGAGAAAAGGTAAAAAAAGGAGATGTAATTGTAGGACTTAGAAGTAGCGGAATACACAGCAATGGATTATCCCTTGCAAGAAAGGTATTCTTTGAAATTGCAGGTATGGATATAAACACCGAGCTCTCCCATGGGAAAACTGTAGGTGAGGAGCTCCTAACTCCAACAAGAATTTATGTTAAACCTGTTTTAGAAATGATAAAAAAATTGGAAGTTAAAGGATTGGCTCACGTTACTGGAGGAGGATTTAGAAAATTAAAAAGATTGAACAAGAATGTATGCTATTTAATTGATAATCTTCCAGAAATTCCACCAGTATTCAAAGAGATACAAAGGCTGGGCAATATTTCAGATGAAGAAATGTTCAAAACCTTTAACATGGGTATTGGTTTCTGCGTAATTGTGGATAAAGAAGATGCAGAAAAAGTCATTGAGATTTCAAACCAGTACAATATACCTGCCTTTGTTATTGGAAGAATTGAAGACCAGTACGATGGAGAAAAAATTACAGACGGTAAAGTTGTAGTTAAATACAAAGGCAAAGAAATGATAATGGAATAA
- the pheT gene encoding phenylalanine--tRNA ligase subunit beta yields MPTINVNKADLERLVNMSLSDRLIEDKFPMMGVEVEDIFEEEGNKIVQFSINPNRPDYLSVEGLARGFRGFMGIDTGLPRYDVYDSDVEIFVEENKTRPYIAFAIVKNVLIDDAVLESIINLQEKLHWAIGRDRKKLAIGIHDFDKVEAPFYYKEIKGDELKFVPLGYEEEMTPEEILEKHEKGIKYAHLIKDDRYPIILDKNGNVLSMPPIINGNLTKVTTETRNLLIDVTGTEKEAVENTLNIIVTALAERRGTIFSVKMNYINNKSEPVKYPNLNPEIKEVSPEFINKKLGLNLNIGEIISAFKKARLDAKFENGNIKVAVPAYRVDMLHEVDFAEEVAINYGYEKFAGKFPKVATIGEKNPLEKKCDNIRNIMTGLGFYEVMNLTLSNQDILFKNMRIEVDENEYVEVLKPASIEHRVVRSSVMPLLLETLLINKHNELPQKIFEVGDCVIIDENESSETKCKNIKKVASAVTHPTANFNEIKSYTEALLREIGIEYELENYEHPSFITGRCAKIVNVSDGRVVGYFGELHPEVILNFGLEHPVVAFEIEIE; encoded by the coding sequence ATGCCAACAATAAACGTAAATAAAGCGGATCTTGAGAGATTAGTAAATATGTCATTATCGGATAGACTTATTGAAGATAAGTTTCCTATGATGGGCGTAGAGGTAGAGGACATATTTGAAGAGGAAGGGAATAAAATTGTTCAATTTTCTATAAACCCAAACAGGCCAGATTATTTAAGTGTCGAAGGTCTTGCAAGGGGATTCAGAGGTTTCATGGGAATAGATACTGGTTTACCAAGGTATGACGTATATGATTCTGACGTTGAGATCTTTGTTGAAGAAAACAAAACAAGACCATACATAGCATTTGCAATAGTTAAAAATGTTTTAATCGATGATGCTGTTTTAGAAAGTATCATTAACCTTCAAGAGAAGTTGCACTGGGCTATTGGAAGGGATAGAAAAAAACTTGCCATAGGGATACACGACTTTGACAAGGTTGAGGCCCCATTCTATTACAAGGAGATCAAAGGGGACGAATTAAAATTTGTTCCATTAGGGTATGAGGAAGAAATGACTCCTGAAGAGATATTGGAGAAACATGAGAAAGGAATAAAATATGCACACTTAATAAAAGACGATAGATATCCAATCATACTTGACAAGAATGGAAATGTCCTTTCAATGCCGCCAATAATAAACGGAAATCTAACAAAGGTCACTACCGAAACAAGAAACCTGTTAATTGATGTTACAGGTACAGAAAAAGAGGCTGTTGAAAATACATTAAACATCATAGTTACAGCTCTTGCAGAAAGAAGGGGAACAATATTTTCTGTAAAGATGAATTATATAAACAATAAATCAGAACCAGTCAAGTATCCAAATCTAAACCCTGAAATTAAAGAAGTCTCTCCTGAATTTATAAATAAAAAACTTGGATTGAATCTAAATATTGGAGAGATTATCAGCGCCTTTAAAAAAGCCAGACTGGATGCAAAGTTTGAAAATGGTAACATAAAAGTTGCAGTTCCAGCATACAGGGTTGATATGCTACATGAAGTCGATTTTGCTGAAGAAGTTGCCATAAACTATGGATATGAGAAATTTGCTGGAAAATTCCCTAAAGTTGCTACAATTGGGGAAAAGAACCCACTTGAAAAGAAATGCGACAACATAAGAAATATAATGACTGGACTTGGATTTTATGAAGTCATGAACTTGACATTATCCAACCAGGACATACTATTTAAAAACATGAGAATTGAAGTCGATGAAAATGAATACGTAGAAGTTTTAAAACCTGCATCAATAGAACATAGGGTTGTAAGGAGCTCAGTGATGCCTTTACTTTTAGAAACTTTGTTGATAAACAAACACAACGAGCTCCCTCAAAAAATATTCGAAGTTGGAGACTGTGTTATAATTGATGAAAATGAATCATCTGAAACAAAGTGTAAGAATATTAAGAAGGTGGCTTCAGCTGTTACACACCCAACAGCAAACTTCAACGAGATAAAAAGCTACACAGAAGCGCTTTTAAGGGAGATAGGGATTGAATACGAGTTAGAGAACTACGAACATCCTTCATTCATAACCGGAAGATGTGCTAAAATCGTAAATGTAAGTGATGGTAGAGTAGTAGGTTACTTTGGGGAACTACATCCTGAGGTCATTTTAAACTTTGGATTGGAGCATCCAGTTGTTGCATTTGAGATAGAAATAGAATAA